From Medicago truncatula cultivar Jemalong A17 chromosome 7, MtrunA17r5.0-ANR, whole genome shotgun sequence, a single genomic window includes:
- the LOC112416725 gene encoding putative ATP synthase protein YMF19, translating to MPQLDKFTYFTQFFWSCLFLFTFYIPICNDGDGVLGISRILKLRNQLVSNRGNKIRSNDPNSLEDIFRKGFSTGVSYMYSSLFEVSQWCNAVDLLGNRSKITFLSCFGEISGSRGMERNILYLISKSLYDASSSNPK from the coding sequence ATGCCTCAACTGGATAAATTCACTTATTTCACACAATTCTTCTGGTCATGCCTTTTCCTCTTTACTTTCTATATTCCCATATGCAATGATGGAGATGGAGTACTGGGGATCAGCAGAATTCTCAAACTACGGAACCAACTGGTTTCAAACCGGGGGAACAAAATCCGGAGCAACGACCCCAACAGTTTGGAAGATATCTTTAGAAAAGGTTTTAGCACCGGTGTATCCTATATGTACTCTAGTTTATTCGAAGTATCCCAATGGTGTAACGCCGTCGACTTATTGGGAAATAGGAGTAAAATAACTTTTCTCTCTTGTTTCGGAGAAATAAGTGGCTCACGAGGAATGGAAAGaaacatattatatttgatCTCGAAGTCCTTATACGACGCTTCTTCTTCAAACCCTAAATGA